One genomic window of Syntrophorhabdaceae bacterium includes the following:
- a CDS encoding dodecin family protein, whose translation MSGSIYKIIELVGTSTTSWEEAARNAVETASKTLKDLRVAEISKLDLTVEDGKVTNYRARVNISFKYHGED comes from the coding sequence ATGTCCGGAAGCATCTACAAAATAATCGAGTTAGTCGGCACCAGCACCACATCATGGGAAGAGGCGGCCCGCAACGCGGTTGAAACCGCGTCCAAGACGCTCAAAGATCTGAGGGTTGCAGAAATCTCCAAATTGGACCTGACCGTTGAGGATGGAAAGGTGACCAATTACCGGGCCCGGGTAAACATTTCATTCAAATATCACGGAGAAGATTAA